One segment of Actinomycetota bacterium DNA contains the following:
- a CDS encoding phosphomannomutase/phosphoglucomutase, translated as MTRSVNPHIFREYDVRGLVDEDLDIETVELLGKGYGAYARSFGYSEAIIARDNRPSSRPFRDALIAGITSTGCDVIDVGEVPTPAFYFSLHEYGKQAGVMITGSHNPPQYNGFKLCRGHGTIYGEEIQKLRQIIEAGDFPEGEGKVTEADPLPAYAGYIAGNIKLERPLKVVVDAGNGVGGKVGPDLLRRLGCEVVELYCDLDGNFPNHFPDPTVPANLEDLIATVAREKADLGISFDGDADRIGAIADDGSIVWGDQLMILFSRDILELHPGGTIIFEVKCSQALIDDIEAHGGKPLMWKTGHSLIEAKIREEKALLAGEMSGHIYFADRYFGFDDAIYSACRLVEYVARKGVKLSGILADIPRYYATPELRIETTDEEKFKIVDTVKAEFSKDNKIIDIDGVRVVFPDGWGLVRASNTSPVVVVRCEAKTPERRDEIEAMILKRLKKFPSVAASLARD; from the coding sequence ATGACCAGAAGCGTTAATCCGCATATCTTTCGCGAATACGATGTGCGGGGCCTGGTTGATGAAGACCTCGATATCGAGACAGTCGAGCTGCTGGGCAAGGGCTACGGAGCCTACGCGAGATCGTTCGGCTACTCCGAGGCCATAATCGCCCGCGACAACCGTCCCAGCTCCAGGCCTTTCCGCGACGCCCTGATCGCCGGCATTACTTCCACCGGATGCGACGTCATCGACGTCGGCGAGGTGCCGACGCCGGCCTTTTACTTCTCGCTGCACGAATACGGCAAGCAGGCCGGAGTGATGATCACCGGCAGCCATAATCCACCACAATACAACGGCTTCAAGCTCTGCCGCGGTCACGGCACCATCTACGGCGAAGAGATCCAGAAGCTCAGGCAGATCATCGAAGCCGGTGACTTCCCCGAAGGCGAAGGCAAGGTCACCGAAGCCGACCCCCTTCCCGCCTATGCCGGCTACATCGCCGGCAACATCAAGCTCGAGCGGCCGCTGAAGGTCGTGGTCGACGCCGGCAACGGCGTCGGCGGCAAGGTGGGTCCCGATCTGCTGCGGCGGCTGGGCTGCGAGGTGGTCGAGCTCTACTGCGACCTCGACGGCAACTTCCCCAATCATTTCCCGGATCCGACCGTGCCCGCCAATCTCGAAGACCTGATCGCCACGGTCGCTCGTGAAAAGGCGGACCTCGGCATCTCCTTCGACGGCGACGCCGACCGCATCGGCGCCATCGCCGACGACGGCAGCATCGTCTGGGGAGACCAGTTGATGATCCTCTTCTCCCGTGACATCCTGGAGTTGCATCCCGGCGGCACCATCATCTTCGAGGTGAAGTGCTCGCAGGCGCTTATCGACGACATCGAAGCCCACGGCGGCAAACCGCTGATGTGGAAGACCGGCCATTCGCTGATCGAGGCCAAGATCCGCGAGGAGAAGGCCCTGCTGGCCGGCGAGATGAGCGGCCACATCTATTTCGCCGACCGCTACTTCGGCTTTGACGACGCCATCTACTCCGCCTGCCGGCTGGTCGAGTACGTCGCCCGCAAGGGAGTAAAGCTTTCCGGGATCCTCGCCGACATCCCCCGTTACTATGCCACTCCCGAGCTGCGCATAGAAACCACCGACGAGGAGAAGTTCAAGATCGTGGATACGGTCAAAGCGGAATTCTCGAAGGACAACAAGATAATCGATATCGACGGCGTCCGCGTCGTCTTCCCCGACGGCTGGGGCCTGGTACGGGCGTCGAACACCTCTCCGGTCGTGGTTGTGCGCTGCGAGGCCAAGACGCCCGAGCGCCGCGACGAGATCGAGGCCATGATCCTCAAGCGCCTGAAGAAATTCCCCTCTGTCGCGGCCAGCCTGGCACGAGACTGA
- a CDS encoding glycosyltransferase, producing MAASASQPALVDAFFAAELSGSAVSLDSAIGQNYPGWFARLADRSGFARGLALFRLGRSHPIVGAVCDARGFWTFLFLEAWLGKRPPRVVVFELIRRQPSGWRRVLYPFWFRLIARPAMRRTLRAGQVMTAWEKDRYAGVFGVPAGRLEHISWPLIHRGDELPPFDEDPGHEMVLSSGRPACDWETLFEAAAGREWPLTVVCGKKDLRRLEELNRGGRARLLHDIPFKEHDALLKRASVYVVSLKETGGSAGQVRLSNAVRAGAPVVATAVRGLEGYITDGETGLTVRPGDGREMRSAIESLLADAARRKMLRTAAFERARGWTFEQYIDRMREMIGAGPKAG from the coding sequence GTGGCCGCTTCAGCTTCACAACCAGCCCTGGTGGATGCCTTCTTCGCGGCGGAGCTCTCCGGCTCGGCCGTCTCCCTCGACAGCGCCATCGGCCAGAACTATCCCGGCTGGTTTGCGCGTCTGGCTGATCGCTCCGGATTTGCCCGGGGGCTGGCCCTCTTCAGGCTCGGACGCTCTCATCCGATCGTCGGCGCGGTCTGTGACGCCCGGGGGTTCTGGACCTTCCTCTTCCTTGAAGCCTGGCTCGGCAAACGCCCGCCGCGCGTGGTCGTCTTCGAACTTATCCGGCGCCAGCCTTCCGGCTGGCGCCGTGTCCTGTATCCGTTCTGGTTCCGGTTGATCGCCCGGCCGGCGATGAGGCGGACCCTTCGCGCCGGGCAGGTGATGACGGCCTGGGAGAAGGACAGATACGCCGGCGTCTTCGGCGTTCCCGCCGGGCGCCTCGAACATATCTCCTGGCCGCTTATCCACCGCGGCGACGAGCTGCCTCCATTCGATGAGGACCCCGGGCACGAGATGGTGCTTTCATCCGGGCGCCCGGCCTGCGACTGGGAAACGCTTTTCGAGGCTGCCGCCGGCCGTGAGTGGCCTCTGACGGTCGTCTGTGGTAAAAAAGACCTTCGCCGGCTGGAGGAGCTCAACCGCGGCGGAAGGGCGCGCCTGCTGCACGATATCCCTTTCAAGGAGCATGACGCTTTGCTCAAAAGGGCTTCCGTCTACGTCGTCAGCCTCAAGGAGACCGGCGGCAGCGCCGGGCAGGTCAGGCTCTCCAACGCCGTGCGCGCCGGAGCCCCGGTGGTGGCCACGGCCGTCCGGGGCCTGGAAGGCTACATAACCGACGGGGAGACCGGCCTTACCGTCCGGCCTGGAGACGGGCGGGAGATGAGGAGCGCCATCGAGAGCCTGCTCGCGGATGCGGCCAGAAGGAAGATGCTAAGGACCGCCGCTTTCGAGCGGGCCCGCGGTTGGACTTTCGAGCAATATATTGACAGGATGCGCGAAATGATAGGGGCCGGGCCGAAGGCCGGCTGA
- a CDS encoding bifunctional phosphoglucose/phosphomannose isomerase — translation MQQLDDIELIRNLDSQDQFGMVAGLPGQMFDAYTAGGKVALEAGGEVGGIAVAGMGGSAIGADVIGSVYDAELPSPMVTVRGYRLPHWISSRSLVFIVSYSGNTEETISCLHEALERGCRIICLSTGGKIGEIAAEKGLPLIQVPSSLQPRAAMGWLSVPIAACLENLGLIEAVEEDVREASSELQKCIELYGPGNPSAANPAKQLAAELFERVPVIYGSEVTAVAALRWKCQINENAKALAFSNQFPELNHNEIVGWEHPAGDMERYRVIYLTDGKLHPQNVKRMDITAGLLEQYVGEIRRYPTSGEGRLARLLSSINLGDYLSLYLAILYGIDPSPVERIENLKKQLA, via the coding sequence ATGCAACAACTGGATGACATAGAGCTTATCCGGAATCTGGATTCCCAGGACCAGTTCGGCATGGTCGCCGGGCTGCCGGGGCAGATGTTCGACGCCTACACGGCCGGCGGCAAGGTTGCCCTGGAAGCCGGGGGAGAAGTCGGCGGCATCGCCGTAGCCGGCATGGGCGGCTCCGCCATCGGCGCCGATGTGATCGGTTCGGTATACGACGCCGAGCTGCCGAGCCCGATGGTGACGGTTCGCGGCTACAGGCTGCCCCACTGGATCAGCAGCCGCAGCCTCGTCTTCATCGTCAGCTATTCCGGAAACACCGAGGAAACGATCTCTTGCCTGCACGAAGCCCTCGAGAGGGGCTGCCGCATAATCTGCCTGAGCACCGGAGGGAAGATCGGCGAGATCGCCGCCGAGAAAGGTTTGCCCTTAATCCAGGTGCCAAGCAGCCTGCAGCCGCGGGCAGCCATGGGCTGGCTGTCGGTGCCCATCGCCGCCTGCCTGGAGAATCTCGGCCTGATCGAGGCCGTGGAGGAAGACGTGCGCGAGGCCTCCTCCGAGCTGCAAAAATGCATCGAGCTATACGGTCCCGGGAATCCGTCGGCGGCGAACCCGGCCAAGCAGCTGGCGGCCGAGCTCTTCGAGCGGGTGCCGGTCATCTACGGCTCGGAAGTTACCGCGGTCGCGGCGCTGCGCTGGAAGTGCCAGATCAACGAGAACGCCAAGGCGCTGGCCTTCAGCAACCAGTTTCCCGAGCTCAACCACAACGAGATCGTCGGCTGGGAGCATCCGGCCGGGGACATGGAGCGATACCGGGTGATCTATCTCACCGACGGCAAGCTGCACCCGCAAAACGTGAAACGGATGGACATCACCGCCGGACTGCTCGAACAGTATGTAGGTGAGATCCGGCGCTATCCCACTTCCGGCGAAGGCCGCCTGGCCCGGCTGCTGTCGAGCATAAACCTGGGCGATTACCTCTCGCTCTACCTGGCGATACTTTACGGGATCGACCCCTCTCCGGTGGAGCGGATCGAGAACCTGAAGAAGCAGCTGGCCTGA
- the ahcY gene encoding adenosylhomocysteinase: MSLAEKGKLKIELIDKRMHVLASIRERFEKEQPLAGIRVSACLHVTTETANLVRTLKAGGADVVLCASNPLSTQDDVAAALVQEYGISTFAIKGEDNETYYKHITAAVDHHPHVTMDDGADVIGVVHSERQDQIGEIMGGTEETTTGVIRLQSMEADGVLKFPVVAVNEADTKHLFDNRYGTGQSTLDGIIRATNMLLAGLDFVVAGYGWCGRGVAMRAAGHGARVTVIEVNPLRALEAVMDGYQVTTIAEAAKYGDIFVTATGDKHVIRGEHMEVMKNGAIICNTGHFNVEIDIPALEEMSTANRTVRDFMEEYSLPDGRVLFLLAEGRLVNLSAAEGHPAQVMDMSFANQALAAEFIVKNHENLENKVYPVPPDIDEHIAALKLETMGISIDTLTPEQEKYLASWNEGT; this comes from the coding sequence ATGAGCCTGGCCGAGAAAGGCAAGCTCAAGATCGAGCTCATCGACAAGCGCATGCACGTGCTTGCGTCGATCCGTGAACGATTTGAAAAGGAACAGCCCCTGGCAGGCATCCGCGTGTCCGCCTGCCTGCATGTCACCACCGAGACCGCCAACCTCGTCCGCACGCTCAAGGCCGGCGGCGCCGACGTAGTCCTCTGCGCCTCCAACCCCCTGAGCACGCAGGACGACGTGGCCGCGGCCCTGGTCCAGGAATATGGCATCAGCACTTTTGCCATCAAGGGTGAGGACAACGAGACTTATTACAAGCACATCACCGCCGCTGTCGACCATCATCCGCATGTGACCATGGATGACGGCGCCGACGTCATCGGCGTGGTCCACTCCGAGCGCCAGGACCAGATCGGCGAGATCATGGGCGGCACCGAAGAGACCACCACCGGCGTCATCCGCCTGCAGAGCATGGAGGCCGACGGCGTACTCAAGTTCCCGGTGGTCGCCGTCAACGAGGCTGACACCAAGCATCTGTTCGACAACCGCTACGGCACCGGCCAGTCGACCCTGGACGGCATCATCCGCGCCACCAACATGCTTCTCGCCGGCCTTGATTTTGTCGTCGCCGGCTACGGCTGGTGCGGCCGCGGCGTCGCCATGCGCGCCGCCGGTCATGGCGCCCGGGTCACCGTCATCGAGGTCAACCCGTTGCGGGCGCTCGAGGCGGTCATGGACGGCTACCAGGTCACCACCATCGCCGAGGCCGCCAAGTACGGCGACATCTTCGTCACCGCCACCGGCGATAAACACGTCATCCGCGGCGAGCACATGGAAGTAATGAAGAACGGCGCCATCATCTGCAACACCGGCCACTTCAACGTCGAGATCGATATTCCGGCGCTCGAGGAAATGTCCACCGCCAACCGTACCGTCCGCGATTTCATGGAAGAATACTCGCTGCCCGACGGCCGCGTGCTCTTCCTGCTGGCGGAAGGACGCCTGGTCAACCTGTCGGCGGCCGAAGGCCATCCGGCCCAGGTCATGGACATGAGCTTCGCCAACCAGGCGCTGGCGGCCGAGTTCATCGTCAAGAACCACGAGAACCTGGAGAACAAGGTCTACCCGGTTCCCCCGGACATCGACGAGCACATCGCCGCCCTCAAGCTCGAGACGATGGGCATCAGCATCGACACGCTCACCCCGGAACAGGAAAAGTACCTGGCTTCCTGGAACGAGGGAACGTAA
- the mtnA gene encoding S-methyl-5-thioribose-1-phosphate isomerase, with the protein MTYAIRTIEWQGDEVVMIDQRILPLQEKYIHHTTWQEVGDSIKTMVIRGAPAIGVATAMGMSLAAMQSQAATQEELKRDLDEAARGLFATRPTAYNLGWALEQMAGIYNESGDVDEIRARMKARSQEILDEDVAMCIAMGEHAAPLFPKGARILTHCNAGALATAGYGTALGVIRSVFRRDPGIHVFADETRPFLQGARLTAWELQQEGIPCSLITDNMSGYFFKAGEIDAVVVGSDRIAGNGDVANKIGTYTVSVLAKEHGVPFYVAAPTSTVDLSLTDGSQIPIEERDPEEVTHCGSIQIAPTGIGVRNPAFDVTPHANVTAIITEMGVHREPYTESLAEAKKGK; encoded by the coding sequence ATGACTTACGCAATCAGGACGATCGAGTGGCAGGGCGATGAGGTCGTCATGATCGACCAGCGCATCCTGCCGCTCCAGGAAAAATACATCCATCACACGACCTGGCAAGAGGTCGGCGATTCGATCAAGACCATGGTCATCCGCGGCGCGCCCGCTATCGGCGTGGCCACCGCCATGGGCATGTCGCTGGCGGCGATGCAGTCGCAGGCGGCGACCCAGGAAGAGCTGAAGCGTGACCTCGACGAGGCCGCCCGCGGCCTGTTCGCCACCCGGCCGACCGCCTACAACCTCGGCTGGGCCCTGGAGCAGATGGCGGGCATCTATAACGAGTCCGGCGACGTGGACGAGATCCGCGCACGCATGAAGGCCCGCTCCCAGGAGATCCTCGATGAGGACGTGGCCATGTGCATCGCCATGGGCGAGCACGCGGCGCCGCTCTTCCCCAAGGGCGCGCGCATCCTCACGCATTGCAACGCCGGAGCGCTGGCTACGGCCGGTTACGGCACGGCGCTGGGCGTCATCCGCTCGGTCTTCAGGCGCGACCCGGGCATCCATGTCTTTGCCGACGAGACCCGTCCCTTCCTGCAGGGAGCCAGGCTGACCGCCTGGGAGCTGCAGCAGGAAGGCATCCCCTGCTCGCTGATCACCGACAACATGTCCGGTTATTTTTTCAAGGCCGGCGAGATCGACGCTGTGGTCGTCGGCTCGGACCGTATAGCGGGAAACGGCGACGTGGCCAACAAGATCGGCACCTACACGGTCTCGGTCCTGGCCAAGGAGCACGGCGTCCCCTTTTATGTGGCGGCGCCGACGTCGACCGTGGACTTAAGCCTGACCGACGGCTCGCAGATCCCGATCGAAGAGCGTGATCCCGAGGAAGTCACCCATTGTGGCTCGATCCAGATAGCCCCTACCGGCATCGGCGTGCGTAATCCCGCCTTTGACGTCACGCCCCACGCCAATGTCACGGCCATCATCACCGAGATGGGCGTTCATCGCGAGCCGTACACAGAGAGTCTGGCGGAAGCGAAGAAAGGCAAATAA
- a CDS encoding NDP-sugar synthase yields MVLAAGLGTRLRPLTGSISKPMAPIVNRPVMYHILRLIRKHGFNQAVANLHYHPHAITNYFGRGQRVGLELRYSLEPELLGTAGGVKAMQRFLADGTFLVISGDALTDLDLTTLLRQHRESGGIATLALKRVDDPSKFGVVIRDKDGLILGFQEKPETGTELSNLCNCGIYIFEPSIFDHIPKDNFYDFGTQLFPEFVTREIPFYGFEIDGYWNDVGSLEQYRIGNFDALTGKVDVEIPGKERSPGIHVGKGTRISRSAKLIPPILLGDYCRVGEDVSLTGPLVIGDHSIIEKGAALEGVIKWRAAQTGAGAKVEGGIIGRGAYIRDEVYIHDRVVVGDRCVIGAGSVLDEAVHLEPFTVIEADSHVR; encoded by the coding sequence ATGGTTCTGGCAGCCGGTCTGGGAACTAGGCTGCGGCCGCTCACCGGTTCGATCTCCAAGCCGATGGCGCCGATCGTCAACCGGCCGGTCATGTACCATATCCTCCGGCTGATACGGAAGCACGGCTTCAATCAGGCCGTCGCCAACCTGCATTACCATCCTCACGCCATCACCAACTATTTCGGGCGCGGCCAGCGGGTCGGCCTCGAGCTGCGCTATTCCCTGGAGCCGGAACTCCTGGGAACCGCCGGCGGCGTCAAGGCGATGCAGCGCTTCCTCGCCGACGGGACCTTCCTGGTCATCAGCGGCGACGCCCTCACCGATCTCGACCTGACCACGCTGCTGAGGCAGCACCGCGAATCAGGCGGCATCGCAACCCTGGCCCTGAAGCGGGTCGACGACCCCAGCAAATTCGGCGTGGTCATCCGCGACAAGGACGGCCTCATCCTGGGCTTCCAGGAAAAACCCGAGACCGGCACGGAATTGAGCAACCTCTGCAATTGTGGTATCTACATCTTCGAACCGTCGATCTTCGACCACATCCCCAAGGACAATTTTTACGATTTCGGCACACAGCTGTTTCCCGAGTTCGTCACCCGCGAGATCCCCTTTTACGGTTTTGAGATCGACGGTTACTGGAACGATGTCGGCAGCCTCGAGCAGTACCGCATCGGCAACTTCGACGCTCTCACCGGCAAGGTCGACGTCGAGATCCCCGGGAAGGAGCGCTCTCCCGGGATCCACGTGGGCAAGGGCACGCGCATCTCGCGCTCGGCCAAGCTGATCCCGCCGATCCTGCTGGGTGATTACTGCCGCGTCGGCGAGGACGTCAGCCTCACCGGCCCGCTGGTCATCGGCGACCATAGCATCATCGAGAAAGGCGCGGCGCTGGAGGGAGTCATCAAGTGGCGCGCGGCCCAGACCGGGGCCGGGGCCAAGGTCGAGGGCGGCATCATCGGGCGGGGGGCGTACATCCGCGACGAAGTCTACATCCACGACCGGGTGGTCGTCGGCGACCGCTGCGTCATCGGCGCCGGCAGCGTCCTGGACGAGGCGGTCCACCTCGAACCTTTCACCGTCATCGAGGCCGACAGCCACGTCCGCTAA
- the raiA gene encoding ribosome-associated translation inhibitor RaiA, with amino-acid sequence MNLQVKGRNIAVTEALRTYVDEKLSKLGKNLNSASTMEVELFCEKNPSIADNQVAEATIFTKGPVLRAKGASQDMYASIDLVADKLGRQVKKYRSKLVSHDSRVRGSIPPDALMPMPEPIAEEEEEEEEEGPQIVKLKSFDIKPMSAEEAALQLELIGHDFFVFRNSESNDTSVIYRRRDGNYGLIEPK; translated from the coding sequence ATGAACCTACAGGTAAAGGGAAGGAACATCGCCGTTACGGAAGCGCTCCGCACCTATGTGGACGAAAAACTTTCGAAGCTGGGAAAGAACCTAAACAGCGCCAGCACCATGGAAGTGGAGCTGTTCTGCGAGAAGAATCCCAGTATCGCCGACAATCAGGTGGCTGAGGCCACGATCTTTACCAAGGGACCGGTGCTGCGCGCCAAGGGGGCGTCGCAGGATATGTATGCTTCCATCGATCTGGTCGCCGACAAGCTCGGCCGCCAGGTCAAAAAGTATCGCAGCAAGCTCGTCAGCCACGACTCACGCGTGCGCGGCAGCATCCCGCCGGACGCGCTGATGCCGATGCCCGAGCCCATCGCCGAGGAAGAGGAAGAGGAAGAGGAAGAAGGGCCGCAGATCGTCAAGCTCAAATCCTTCGACATCAAGCCGATGTCGGCCGAGGAAGCCGCGCTGCAGCTGGAGCTGATCGGGCATGATTTCTTCGTTTTCCGCAACTCGGAATCCAACGACACCAGCGTCATCTACCGGCGCCGCGACGGCAATTACGGGTTGATAGAACCAAAATAA
- the secA gene encoding preprotein translocase subunit SecA translates to MAKFFQKALRMGEGKKVKQLEEQVGSINAFEAGTEALSDEQLKAKTPEFRERLENGEDLDDILPEAYAVVREASKRVMGMRHYDVQLMGGIVLHQGKIAEMRTGEGKTLASTLPAYLNAVGGNQVHVVTVNDYLASRDADWMGPIHNFLGLSVGFLRNMMPPDRRREAYACDIVYGTNSEFGFDYLRDNMALSIQERVQRGHTFAIVDEVDNILIDEARTPLIISGAPEQAAVTYKQFAAIVPLLRPEDDYEVDEKHRTVAVTEAGVAKVEQQLGLENLYESQHGQLVNHLMQALRAHALFHKDVEYVVKDGEVLIVDEFTGRIMEGRRYSEGLHQAIEAKEGVRIREENQTLATITLQNYFRMYDKLSGMTGTAATEADEFFQIYKLEVVTIPTHMDMVRDDRNDFIYKTKKGKYAAVLEDIVDCNKVGQPVLVGTISVDTSEDLSSRLTRRGVKHVVLNAKNHAPEAEIVAQAGRKGAVTIATNMAGRGTDIMLGGNPDFMAQQQCLADGTAEEVPSGEPELIDTAGYVLFQHKEKSYRVDRDVFDRARGPFKEQTDSEHKEVVELGGLYVLGTERHESRRIDNQLRGRSGRQGDPGASRFYLSAEDDLIRLFAGDRIFNILDKLSPDESAPIEHKMLSKTVENAQKKVEQQHFQTRKRVLEYDDVMNKQREVIYEQRTKILEGDDISEDCNEIIDDVLTSTVETYCESNTYPEDWDWDSLFASLKSFYDISFDQNDFEIEEATPEEMVERVLDDAHAFYQRKEEEFSSEHMRKLERLVMLGVVDNRWREHLYDMDYLREGIHWRSLTQKDPLVEYKSEGFGMFKELLDTIKEDFVRTIFHMSRVPQDELAERRARELQYSYDDGVETSSLPQPEPAAVGAAQAAGAAGAAGAGQEPLPLVETRHADKVGRNDPCPCGSGKKYKKCCGA, encoded by the coding sequence ATGGCTAAATTCTTTCAAAAAGCCCTTCGCATGGGCGAAGGTAAAAAAGTAAAGCAGCTCGAGGAGCAGGTCGGGTCGATCAACGCGTTCGAGGCCGGGACCGAGGCCCTGAGCGATGAGCAGCTCAAGGCCAAGACGCCCGAGTTCCGGGAGCGCCTGGAAAACGGCGAGGATCTCGACGACATATTGCCCGAGGCTTACGCCGTCGTCCGTGAGGCATCGAAACGCGTCATGGGCATGCGCCACTACGACGTGCAGCTCATGGGCGGCATCGTCCTGCACCAGGGCAAGATCGCCGAGATGAGAACCGGCGAGGGCAAGACCCTGGCCTCGACCCTGCCAGCGTATCTGAACGCCGTGGGCGGCAACCAGGTGCATGTGGTGACCGTCAACGATTACCTGGCCAGCCGCGATGCCGACTGGATGGGCCCCATCCACAACTTCCTGGGCCTCTCGGTGGGCTTTCTACGCAACATGATGCCTCCCGACAGGCGCCGCGAGGCCTACGCCTGCGACATCGTCTACGGCACCAACTCCGAGTTCGGCTTCGATTACCTGCGCGACAACATGGCGCTTTCGATACAGGAACGGGTGCAGCGCGGCCATACTTTCGCCATCGTCGACGAGGTCGACAACATCCTCATCGATGAGGCGCGCACGCCGCTGATCATCTCCGGCGCCCCCGAGCAGGCCGCCGTCACCTACAAGCAGTTCGCCGCCATCGTGCCGCTGCTGCGCCCCGAGGACGATTACGAGGTCGATGAAAAACACCGCACCGTCGCCGTCACCGAGGCCGGAGTCGCCAAGGTCGAGCAGCAGCTCGGGCTCGAGAACCTTTATGAATCACAACACGGACAGCTGGTCAACCATCTGATGCAGGCGCTGCGCGCCCACGCTCTCTTCCACAAGGATGTCGAGTATGTGGTCAAGGATGGCGAAGTGCTCATCGTCGACGAGTTCACCGGGCGCATCATGGAGGGCCGGCGCTATTCCGAGGGCCTGCACCAGGCCATCGAGGCCAAGGAAGGCGTGCGCATCCGCGAGGAGAACCAGACCCTGGCCACCATCACCCTGCAGAATTATTTCCGCATGTACGACAAGCTCTCGGGCATGACCGGCACCGCCGCCACTGAGGCCGACGAATTTTTCCAGATCTACAAGCTGGAAGTGGTCACCATCCCGACGCACATGGACATGGTCCGCGACGACCGCAACGATTTCATCTACAAGACCAAAAAGGGAAAGTACGCCGCCGTGCTCGAGGACATCGTCGATTGCAACAAGGTGGGCCAGCCGGTGCTGGTCGGCACGATCTCGGTTGATACCAGTGAAGATCTGAGCAGCAGGCTGACTCGCCGCGGCGTCAAGCACGTGGTGCTGAACGCCAAGAACCACGCCCCCGAGGCGGAGATCGTGGCCCAGGCGGGACGCAAGGGCGCGGTCACCATCGCCACCAACATGGCCGGCCGCGGCACCGACATCATGCTCGGCGGCAATCCCGATTTCATGGCCCAGCAGCAGTGCCTGGCCGACGGCACCGCCGAGGAGGTTCCCAGTGGCGAGCCCGAGCTGATCGACACGGCGGGATACGTGCTCTTCCAGCACAAGGAGAAATCCTACCGGGTCGATCGCGATGTCTTTGACCGCGCCCGCGGGCCGTTCAAGGAACAGACCGACTCCGAGCACAAGGAAGTGGTCGAGCTGGGCGGTCTCTACGTGCTCGGCACCGAGCGCCACGAGAGCCGCCGCATCGACAACCAGTTGCGGGGCCGCTCCGGACGCCAGGGAGACCCGGGCGCTTCGCGCTTCTACCTCTCAGCCGAGGACGACCTCATCCGCCTGTTCGCCGGCGACCGCATCTTCAACATCCTCGACAAGCTTTCCCCGGACGAGAGCGCTCCGATCGAGCACAAGATGCTCTCCAAGACGGTTGAGAACGCGCAGAAGAAGGTCGAGCAGCAGCACTTCCAGACACGTAAACGCGTGCTCGAGTACGATGACGTCATGAACAAGCAGCGCGAGGTCATCTACGAGCAGCGCACCAAGATCCTCGAGGGCGACGACATCAGCGAGGACTGCAACGAGATCATCGACGACGTGCTGACTTCAACAGTGGAGACCTATTGCGAGAGCAACACCTATCCCGAGGACTGGGACTGGGACAGCCTCTTCGCCTCGCTCAAATCTTTCTACGACATCTCATTCGATCAGAACGACTTCGAGATCGAGGAGGCCACGCCCGAGGAGATGGTCGAGCGGGTGCTCGACGACGCGCACGCCTTCTACCAGCGCAAGGAAGAGGAATTCAGCAGCGAGCACATGCGCAAGCTCGAGCGCCTGGTGATGTTGGGGGTCGTCGACAACCGCTGGCGCGAGCATCTCTACGACATGGATTACCTGCGCGAGGGCATTCACTGGCGCAGCCTCACCCAGAAGGATCCCCTGGTGGAGTACAAGTCCGAGGGCTTCGGCATGTTCAAGGAGCTGCTCGACACCATCAAGGAAGATTTCGTGCGCACCATTTTCCACATGAGCCGGGTGCCGCAGGACGAGCTCGCCGAACGCCGGGCCCGCGAGCTGCAGTACTCATACGATGACGGCGTCGAGACCTCGAGCCTTCCCCAGCCGGAACCAGCCGCCGTGGGAGCTGCCCAGGCAGCCGGGGCGGCAGGCGCCGCCGGCGCGGGCCAGGAACCGTTGCCGCTGGTGGAGACCCGTCACGCCGACAAGGTGGGTCGCAACGATCCCTGCCCCTGCGGGTCGGGCAAGAAGTACAAGAAATGTTGCGGCGCCTGA